The following proteins are co-located in the Gossypium hirsutum isolate 1008001.06 chromosome A02, Gossypium_hirsutum_v2.1, whole genome shotgun sequence genome:
- the LOC107951464 gene encoding ACT domain-containing protein ACR3 isoform X2: MAIAVAGKWHYVPLPLRFSLSNTEYLTLFYSLQPVFHVTDQQGKKITDGKTIDYIERVLGPKGHTTDGMKDCPGKRVGVHSFGNHTAIELIGRDRPGLLSEISAVLANLHFNVTVAEVWTHNRRIACVLYVNDNTTSGSVNDPNRLSIMEEQLKHIMRGCEDDDNVARTSFSMGFTHIDRRLHQMLLADRDYEGGGVTTEVDYPPSFKPKITVERCEEKGYSVVTVRCKDRAKLMFDIVCTLTDMQYVVFHANISSNGPYASQEYFIRHMDGCTLDTEGEKERVVKCLEAAIHRRVSEGLSLELCAKDRVGLLSEVTRILRENGLSVRRAGVSTVGEKAVNVFYVRDAYGNPVDAKTIEALRKEIGQTMMLNVKKDPSSMKAREAETSGWAKTSFFFGNLLEKFLA, translated from the exons ATGGCTATAGCAGTAGCAGGAAAATGGCATTATGTTCCTCTCCCCCTCCGTTTTTCTCTTTCCAATACTGAGTACTTGACACTTTTTTATTCTTTGCAACCAGTGTTTCACGTCACGGATCAACAAGGGAAAAAGATCACCGATGGAAAAACCATTGATTACATAGAGAGG gTTCTAGGACCTAAGGGCCACACTACAGATGGGATGAAAGACTGCCCTGGCAAACGTGTCGGAGTGCACTCTTTTGGTAATCACACTGCAATTGAACTCATTGGAAGGGACAGGCCTGGTCTCTTATCAGAGATCTCGGCTGTCCTTGCCAACCTTCACTTCAATGTTACTGTTGCAGAAGTATGGACACATAATAGACGAATAGCATGTGTGCTCTATGTCAATGATAATACCACGAGCGGGTCTGTGAATGATCCTAACAGACTGTCTATTATGGAGGAGCAGCTTAAGCACATCATGCGAGGTTGTGAGGACGATGACAATGTGGCTCGTACCAGCTTCTCCATGGGATTCACACATATTGATCGCCGGCTTCATCAAATGCTGCTTGCTGATAGGGATTACGAAGGTGGTGGAGTGACAACTGAGGTTGACTATCCTCCATCCTTCAAACCAAAGATCACAGTTGAGCGCTGTGAGGAGAAAGGATACTCGGTTGTTACTGTCCGGTGCAAAGATCGAGCTAAGCTCATGTTTGACATTGTCTGCACGCTCACGGACATGCAATATGTAGTTTTTCATGCTAACATCTCATCCAATGGTCCTTATGCTTCACAG GAATATTTTATTCGCCACATGGATGGTTGCACACTTGATACTGAAGGAGAGAAAGAAAGGGTTGTTAAATGTCTCGAAGCTGCCATTCATAGAAGAGTGAGTGAG GGTTTAAGCCTGGAGCTTTGCGCAAAGGACAGAGTTGGGTTGTTGTCCGAAGTAACAAGGATTCTCCGAGAGAACGGATTGTCCGTTAGAAGAGCAGGGGTGTCAACAGTTGGGGAGAAAGCAGTGAATGTTTTCTATGTTAGAGATGCTTACGGTAATCCTGTAGATGCAAAGACAATCGAAGCACTTCGCAAAGAAATCGGACAGACAATGATGCTTAACGTAAAGAAGGATCCATCAAGTATGAAAGCACGGGAGGCAGAGACCAGCGGATGGGCTAAAACAAGCTTCTTCTTTGGGAATTTATTGGAAAAGTTCTTGGCTTGA
- the LOC107951464 gene encoding ACT domain-containing protein ACR3 isoform X1, with protein sequence MAKVCWPYFDPEYENLSVRINPPRVSVDNTSCSDCTLIKVDSVNKPGILLEVVQILSDLDFIITKAYVSSDGGWFMDVFHVTDQQGKKITDGKTIDYIERVLGPKGHTTDGMKDCPGKRVGVHSFGNHTAIELIGRDRPGLLSEISAVLANLHFNVTVAEVWTHNRRIACVLYVNDNTTSGSVNDPNRLSIMEEQLKHIMRGCEDDDNVARTSFSMGFTHIDRRLHQMLLADRDYEGGGVTTEVDYPPSFKPKITVERCEEKGYSVVTVRCKDRAKLMFDIVCTLTDMQYVVFHANISSNGPYASQEYFIRHMDGCTLDTEGEKERVVKCLEAAIHRRVSEGLSLELCAKDRVGLLSEVTRILRENGLSVRRAGVSTVGEKAVNVFYVRDAYGNPVDAKTIEALRKEIGQTMMLNVKKDPSSMKAREAETSGWAKTSFFFGNLLEKFLA encoded by the exons ATGGCTAAAGTTTGTTGGCCATACTTTGATCCTGAGTATGAGAACCTGAGTGTCAGAATAAATCCTCCAAG GGTGTCCGTCGATAACACGAGTTGCAGTGACTGTACTCTTATAAAG GTTGACAGCGTGAATAAACCCGGAATATTGCTGGAAGTTGTGCAAATACTATCGGACCTTGACTTCATTATTACCAAAGCTTATGTCTCCTCCGATGGTGGATGGTTCATGGATG TGTTTCACGTCACGGATCAACAAGGGAAAAAGATCACCGATGGAAAAACCATTGATTACATAGAGAGG gTTCTAGGACCTAAGGGCCACACTACAGATGGGATGAAAGACTGCCCTGGCAAACGTGTCGGAGTGCACTCTTTTGGTAATCACACTGCAATTGAACTCATTGGAAGGGACAGGCCTGGTCTCTTATCAGAGATCTCGGCTGTCCTTGCCAACCTTCACTTCAATGTTACTGTTGCAGAAGTATGGACACATAATAGACGAATAGCATGTGTGCTCTATGTCAATGATAATACCACGAGCGGGTCTGTGAATGATCCTAACAGACTGTCTATTATGGAGGAGCAGCTTAAGCACATCATGCGAGGTTGTGAGGACGATGACAATGTGGCTCGTACCAGCTTCTCCATGGGATTCACACATATTGATCGCCGGCTTCATCAAATGCTGCTTGCTGATAGGGATTACGAAGGTGGTGGAGTGACAACTGAGGTTGACTATCCTCCATCCTTCAAACCAAAGATCACAGTTGAGCGCTGTGAGGAGAAAGGATACTCGGTTGTTACTGTCCGGTGCAAAGATCGAGCTAAGCTCATGTTTGACATTGTCTGCACGCTCACGGACATGCAATATGTAGTTTTTCATGCTAACATCTCATCCAATGGTCCTTATGCTTCACAG GAATATTTTATTCGCCACATGGATGGTTGCACACTTGATACTGAAGGAGAGAAAGAAAGGGTTGTTAAATGTCTCGAAGCTGCCATTCATAGAAGAGTGAGTGAG GGTTTAAGCCTGGAGCTTTGCGCAAAGGACAGAGTTGGGTTGTTGTCCGAAGTAACAAGGATTCTCCGAGAGAACGGATTGTCCGTTAGAAGAGCAGGGGTGTCAACAGTTGGGGAGAAAGCAGTGAATGTTTTCTATGTTAGAGATGCTTACGGTAATCCTGTAGATGCAAAGACAATCGAAGCACTTCGCAAAGAAATCGGACAGACAATGATGCTTAACGTAAAGAAGGATCCATCAAGTATGAAAGCACGGGAGGCAGAGACCAGCGGATGGGCTAAAACAAGCTTCTTCTTTGGGAATTTATTGGAAAAGTTCTTGGCTTGA
- the LOC107951464 gene encoding ACT domain-containing protein ACR3 isoform X3: MDVFHVTDQQGKKITDGKTIDYIERVLGPKGHTTDGMKDCPGKRVGVHSFGNHTAIELIGRDRPGLLSEISAVLANLHFNVTVAEVWTHNRRIACVLYVNDNTTSGSVNDPNRLSIMEEQLKHIMRGCEDDDNVARTSFSMGFTHIDRRLHQMLLADRDYEGGGVTTEVDYPPSFKPKITVERCEEKGYSVVTVRCKDRAKLMFDIVCTLTDMQYVVFHANISSNGPYASQEYFIRHMDGCTLDTEGEKERVVKCLEAAIHRRVSEGLSLELCAKDRVGLLSEVTRILRENGLSVRRAGVSTVGEKAVNVFYVRDAYGNPVDAKTIEALRKEIGQTMMLNVKKDPSSMKAREAETSGWAKTSFFFGNLLEKFLA, encoded by the exons ATGGATG TGTTTCACGTCACGGATCAACAAGGGAAAAAGATCACCGATGGAAAAACCATTGATTACATAGAGAGG gTTCTAGGACCTAAGGGCCACACTACAGATGGGATGAAAGACTGCCCTGGCAAACGTGTCGGAGTGCACTCTTTTGGTAATCACACTGCAATTGAACTCATTGGAAGGGACAGGCCTGGTCTCTTATCAGAGATCTCGGCTGTCCTTGCCAACCTTCACTTCAATGTTACTGTTGCAGAAGTATGGACACATAATAGACGAATAGCATGTGTGCTCTATGTCAATGATAATACCACGAGCGGGTCTGTGAATGATCCTAACAGACTGTCTATTATGGAGGAGCAGCTTAAGCACATCATGCGAGGTTGTGAGGACGATGACAATGTGGCTCGTACCAGCTTCTCCATGGGATTCACACATATTGATCGCCGGCTTCATCAAATGCTGCTTGCTGATAGGGATTACGAAGGTGGTGGAGTGACAACTGAGGTTGACTATCCTCCATCCTTCAAACCAAAGATCACAGTTGAGCGCTGTGAGGAGAAAGGATACTCGGTTGTTACTGTCCGGTGCAAAGATCGAGCTAAGCTCATGTTTGACATTGTCTGCACGCTCACGGACATGCAATATGTAGTTTTTCATGCTAACATCTCATCCAATGGTCCTTATGCTTCACAG GAATATTTTATTCGCCACATGGATGGTTGCACACTTGATACTGAAGGAGAGAAAGAAAGGGTTGTTAAATGTCTCGAAGCTGCCATTCATAGAAGAGTGAGTGAG GGTTTAAGCCTGGAGCTTTGCGCAAAGGACAGAGTTGGGTTGTTGTCCGAAGTAACAAGGATTCTCCGAGAGAACGGATTGTCCGTTAGAAGAGCAGGGGTGTCAACAGTTGGGGAGAAAGCAGTGAATGTTTTCTATGTTAGAGATGCTTACGGTAATCCTGTAGATGCAAAGACAATCGAAGCACTTCGCAAAGAAATCGGACAGACAATGATGCTTAACGTAAAGAAGGATCCATCAAGTATGAAAGCACGGGAGGCAGAGACCAGCGGATGGGCTAAAACAAGCTTCTTCTTTGGGAATTTATTGGAAAAGTTCTTGGCTTGA